A region of the Oncorhynchus gorbuscha isolate QuinsamMale2020 ecotype Even-year linkage group LG02, OgorEven_v1.0, whole genome shotgun sequence genome:
tcaggcattttggaattgctcccaaggatgaaccagacttgggagcaataattttctttctgaggtcttggctgatttcttttgattttttttttttattgtttttttttttttttctcccatgatgccaagcaaagaggcactgagtttgaaggtaggccttgaaatacatccacaggtacacctccaattgactcaaatgatgtcaattagcctaaggccatgacaattttctggaatactccaagctgtttaaaggcacagtcaacttagtgtatgtaaacttctgacccactgggattgtgctAGTGAAATAATAATCTCTGCATACAATTGTTGGGGAAAAGTActtgtcattcacaaagtagatgtccgacttgccaaaactatagtttgttaacaagaaatttgtggttgaaaaagtttgaatgactccaacctaagtgtatgtaaacttctgacttataataataataatatatgccatttagtagaCGCTTTTATCCTTCAACTATAGGTAGGTAGCGTGACCACAAGTACCATTTCACAGAAAAGGAACAAGTTTTTACAAATGGGTCACCAGGTTCCTCAAGATCCAAGACTTGTCAGAACTTTTCACTAAACACAATTTCTGGATATTAGACATTTCTTGTTAGAATTCCATCGTGAGGATGTCAAAGAAACCTTAAACCGTAAAAATGAATATATTAAATAAATTAGCAAGTATAACTGAAAGTTTAACATGATCTTTCAATAATGACCCTTTTTTTTCCCCTCCCCAAAACAGAGTACGGTTCTTTTGTTTGCTAATTTCTCTGAAACAAAGTGAAGCCTGGCCTCGTTATGGCTCGTGCTCTGTCAATCAAATGTGGTGGGTAGGATGCCTTGGTTCAAAGGTTGGCTGTATTAAGCATTCATCTTTTTAGAGCCTGAGGTACGTCAAACACCCATGTAACTGACATGCCATCCCAAAATAATGTGTCCAAAAGGCAAAAAGGGGCTTCCAATATGTCAACTGAAGAGTCATAGGTGCTGGACTTACTGCTGGTCCATCCTAAAAGATCATTTGCTGCTTACTGTTTTGGAGTAGGAGGGTTCAATCAGTTCAAGGTTTGTCTCATCAAATACTTAATGTTTTTTCTTTTTAAATAGCCTTTAGAATGTATGACCTTTATGTATGATACACCTTAATTGCGTTGTAATTTCAGGTGACGAAATTGAAGGGGCTAGGGGGGCATCTTACAGTAATTTGGTTTTTAATGTTTTGGCTGGGCATTTGGATATACATTTGGATCCAAAATGATTGTCAcccttgattaaaaaaaatatcaagacattttttttatttaacatttttttaaaggggaAATATTTAACAAGGAATACAAAAACAATTATTGTCACCTGTTTTCAATACGCACAATCTGTTCCTGTGCAAACGATATTGGAGTGCTCCGCTCGCCTTGGGCTGCAACATGCCCAGGTAGCCTTATCATCTCCCCGGAACCTGTCCACACTGTGCCCTATTCACTGTGAAGAGCCTGTGTTGCAGGCTAGCGCACTCCAAACTAGCCTTAGTCGACAGGACCCTAACATGGGGGACGGCATCCCCGATGGCTCACCAGAGGCGATGGATATCCCCACCGGGAATCATGGAGTGACGGCTAGTGTGGGCGTCATCCCCACCAGTTCTCAGTGTAGACCTACAGGGTGTGTGCAAACGTGCTGTGAATAAGCTGGTGATTACCTGTCCCAATGCAGTAGCAGAGACCACCAAAGCTAAATGCACAACCAGGCAATTCTGGGAAGACTGGTAATAATTGCCTGGAGGAGATTACTCGTACCTGGAGTACATCTTTCTCCTCCAAGAACCCTGTCCAAGGTGGGTCGGTGTTGACATGGTGGGGATTGGGTTTGCCCACATGCCCCCCATCGAACCCCTGGTGGCTTCCTATCTACGCCCCAGCCAGAAGTCCTCCATGACCTTGACTGGCCCCACCTTACCAACCAAGTATGAGCGCTTCCAGTCCTCTGTGACAGAGGTGGTCTACAGGTCGGTCGCCACAGCGGTGAGGGTTCTCAGCACTGCCTCCATGCTCTCGGCATACCAAGCTGAGCTACAGGAAGAGCTAGCGGTGACACTGGAGCCAGGTCTATGGGATGAGATCTTTATTGCCACAGACCTCAACCTGCATCTGCTTAAAGCTGCTGTTCAGGCATCAGGAAGAGCGATGGGGCTCATGATATCCCAGGAGAGGGCTCAATGACTCAACCTTTCCACAATGTATGATAGTGAGAAGCTGTAGATCCTGGAAGCTCCAGTAGACCCTAAAGGCCTTTTCGGTCCCACCGTCAAGATGATACAGAAACGGTGTGAGGAGAAAAAGAGTGAGGGTGAAGCCCACGAAGATACAGCCCTGTGCCTCACCACACCTTCGCCCAGGCTGCAGCAGGTCGACCCCCCTCAACCTTTAAAATCCCAGCAGCAGAGAACCTTGGACCCTAAGGGACCCAGGTCTAAGAAGCCTCCCTTCCCACCCAGAGAACTGGCAGGCATGCAGTGTCAAACTGGGTACAGGGCACGATAGACAGAGGATGTAGATTGCAATTCGATCTCACCCTGCCTCGATTCAAGGAAATCATATACACTAAGGCTCAGGGGGAATCACTGAGTGTACTCCGGGAGGAAATCACATCGCTAATAGGGAAAAGGGCAATAAGAAATGTTCCTCCCGTGCAAAGACACTGCGGCTTTTACTCAATATTTCCTGGTTCCAAAAAAGGGGGGTGGCATACACGTGATTCTAGATTAACATGCTCTGAACAGGCACATGAGAAAGTACACATTCAGAATGTTGACACACTGCTCTGCTATGTTCTGTGTGCCCAGGTGATTGGTTCGTATCCGTCAACCTGAAGGAAGCTTACTTTCGCATCACAATATACCCTCCTCACAGGAAATTTCTCAGATCCGCTTTTCAAGGTGTAATCTATGAATTTCTGGTGCTCCCTTTCGGCCCCTCATGTTTTTATGAAGTGTACGAGGCAGCCATAGCCCCAGTCAGAGAGGGGCATTCAGCCGATGACGTACATGGATGTTTGGTTGCTGTGCACTCAATCGAGATAAGAGGTCTTACAACATAGTCCGCTTCTCTTGGAACACCTGACATTTCTAGGTTTAAGAATAAACACAGTAAAAAGTGTTCTGATTCCCACACCGACAATCTCTTTCCTAGGTTTAATCCTAGATGCTGTATCATTCAAAGCTTTCCTTTCAGTGGAACATATAACTTTACAAGATTGCCTAGCAGAAGGAGCCTGGTCTCTTTGAAAACATGCCTGAGTCGACTAGGTTTGATGGCATTGGCTTTAGTAGTTATTTGGATGCTTGGATATGAGAGGGTTTCAATGATGGGTCTGTGTTTGAGGAATGTTGcactaaatcacagacagtgcaATTCCAGTGCTCTGTCCCGGAAATCCTGTCGTTTCTACAGAAATTATTTAGAAAAAGGAAATGCCTTTTCTACTATTAAGGTATATCTAGCAGTTATTTTGACTTGTCGTGTGGGTTTTGGGAGCACGACAGTGGGGCAACAACCCCTTTTCGTCTGTTTTATGAAGGGTGCATGTTTGAGTCCGGTGTCCAAACAGCTTGCCCCGTCATGGGATTTATCAATTGTTTTGGATGCTCTATGCCAACAGCCTTTTGAGCCCCTGAATCAGGTAGAGCTAAAGATGCTTTCATTTAAGACTGCTCTATTATTAGCATTGGCCTCCGCCAAGCGTGTAAGTGACATTCACGCACAATATGCACccggtatcaaatcaaattttattggtcacatacacgtaaTTAGGTATCATTACGGCCTAACTCCGCCTTTATCCCAAAGATTATTAACCCATCTTTGATATGTCTTCCCCTTGAGCTGGTAGCTTTTTATCCCCTGTTGTTTTTCTCTCTGGAACATCAACGGTTTTATATGTTGTGCTCTGCGCATCTACATGGACAGGACTAAGGGATTTAGAAACTGTGATCAGTTGTTTGTTTCCTGAGCGCTCACTTAACAATGCCTCTCTCACTGGATAGTGGAGGCTATCGCCTTGGCCTACACAAGTAAGGGTCTTCAGTCTCCTGCTGGCCAACGGGCTCATTCAACTAGAGGAATGGCTACGTCCTGGACTTTATTTAAGGGCATATTTATCCAAGATATTTCTCTCAGCAGCGAGTTGGTCTTCGCCTCATACATTTGCAAAGTTTTATAGGCTCGATGTCACTGCAATGGCCCTGGTGCATACTGTTATACATGTAGGATCTTGGGGCAAAACCCATTTGTGTGATACATTGCACAGGGCAGTTGGTTGTCAGGATAAGCTTGTCTGGCAATACAGGGGTCAGTATATCCCATAAGTGAAATAAGTAAATGAATACTTGTAAGAGAACTTTAGGTTACGACTGTAACCCAGGTTCTCTGATAGTATGAGTGAGGTATTTCACTTATGGGGTATACTGACTCCTGTATTATGTTTTAAAAGACTCAGAGACGCTGTGTTGGACCCTTTTTATAGGGTAGGAGGGACACCCTTCCCCGACACACACGTATCGATGTCCAGCCAATCATGGCTGGCGTAGTGTAATAAAGGCTTCTGACAAATACGCTGGGGGCGTATCCCATAAGTGAAATACCTCACTCATACTATCAGAGAACTGGGGTTACGGTCGTAACCTAACGTTTTTCAaagccaaacccaccactggtgtgcatggccaaagagctctattttaaTGTTATCTGACCAAAGCactggttccaatccaagtgccaatgccatTTAGCAAACTCCAGATGGGGCTGTGATCAGATGACATACAAatagagctctctctcgctctctcattcaaggggctttattggcatgggaaacagaagttccaaaagaatagtcattacaaatgtcattgtgtgttgtaacgatgtacaaatggttaaagtacaaaagagaaaataaatatgggttataTTTATAATGGTggttgttcttcactggttgaccttttcccgtggcaacaggtcacaaatcttgctgcaatggcacactggtatttcacccagtagatgttGGAGTTTGTCAATcaggtttgttttcgaattctctctctcaaaaatggaggaacttatttaGAATAGTGAATTTGGTGATTTGCTAACACAAATAAACTAGGTCAATACAGTAGCATTTAAGTGATTGTATAAGTTACATAAAATGCCTCCCTATCCCATCTGGGGTGTTGCAAGCAGCCAGTAGTTTAGGAATTCTATTATGGTTCAAACATTCAAAAGTGCAGATGGATGCCTTCTCAGATGAAACCGCCCAGACCCTCCAAAATGTCCCATGACCTCATCTCGAGGCATTCGATTGGCTAAAATGAGTTTTCCCTGACAACATCCGGACCAATCTTATTTGCCGTTATACAGCGCGAAAGTTGAATGGGTTTGTTTTGTGAGAGACGTTTTAACTTTTGTCTGTGCCTGTCGGTTTTCCTCTGTCTACAATACATTCAATAACAAGGTACGCGCTAGTTATACCTTATGGATTGAAGTGTACACTCGACTTGCTAGTTTTCCAGCAACCTCTTACGCTCTGTTTCCTACGGGTTACAAGCCAACGCGGTCGAAAACGTTCATAATATATAACATAGTATTACTAGTAGGTAGGTAAACTGCTAGTTAGGTAGGCAACGCGGTCGAGAGTGAACGCCGTCTCACGGGCGTTCACTCTGTAGTAAAAAAAAATCCCATAAATATTCTAGATCTGTTACTGATCatctatatttatattttttaggACAATCGAGGATCTGCCTTTTGTGCCCGAAGAAAATGGCCACAGTTACAAGAAAGAACACCAATTTAAAAACGGTAAGGTAAATatgggtgcgttcgtaaattctcTCTTGCAATCTAATCCGATTTCAGAGCAGAATTACTGATGAATTTaggaacgctcaacacccgttgaattaTGGCGGGGGAAAAAacgtaattaaattgtttccagcagcacaTCACAGTCACCAACGGTCTgtataacatgaaaacagcctaaccagctctgctaggacgAGTAAAAAAAAAGTTCTCTAATTTTGTGTCtagaagtagctagctaactttagccagttagcttgggtgcttgactgccgttgtgaggtcagaacacaGATCAACTTGCCATTGCGTTCGGTGTGCGCTCTGTTCGTTCCGGAGGctaaacgctctgaatttactaacgcccagagcacactctggcactccaggttGAATTTACACCCCCCCCATCTATGTATTATGTCTAATTTATCTATCTTGTTTCTTTGTCCTGTCTGCTATTATTAGGGCAACAAAGAGAATGCCAAACCAACAAGTGGATCCACTAAGTGTTTAATTACCCGAGCTGCTCCTACTAAAACAGTGGCTGCGCAATCTGCCCCTCTGCATTCCAAGAGCAATAAAAAGGACTTGGGAAAGGGAGAGGATGCTCTAAAGAAGGTCAAGACGGAGCAGAAATATGTGATGGCAACAACCACTGGCGATACGAAGAGACGCAACACCTTCAGCCAAGCCTTCCTCACCAAACAGGCTGTCAGACAGAGAAAGCTGGTTGCAGACGCCCCAAAGCCTCCAGCTACCGTCCCTGTCAAACCTGGCACATACAAAGGCAAGGTTGTCCAATCTAAAATAAGCTCCTTCAGGAAGCCTAGTGGCCTGGGGGGAGGGCTACAAAGCAAAGCAGCTGCGAAGACCGCTGTGCCCAAAGCTAAGAGCCAAAAGCCAGGAATTTTGACAAAGTCCAAATCCGTTGCTGATTTGCCTGGCCGTGGTACGTTTAAGCCCCCCCAATCATGTCAACCCTCAAGATCCAAGTCGGTGTCCAATGGGCCTCCTCCAGTCTCCAAGTGTCCAGTCCCAGCTATACGCCGTCCCACGGGCGTTCACTCTGTAGTCCCTCCTTTCAGAACTGCTCCATTTACCACAGCTTGCCCAAGCTCCACTAGGTCTGCCATGACATCTAAGGGGAAAGAGCTACCGCAGGGCACCAAGCCTAAGATGACAGTGGCAACTGACAAGAAGGTTCACAAGATTCCAGTTGCCAGCACCCGAAGCCAGTACAGGGCTAACACAGAGACTGCTGAAGAGAGAAGGTTTCCAAAAAATTTTTTTATTACATTCTTGGAAATGGTCAAATAACTGGGTCAAGTACTCAAAATTGTTTTAACTGATGTTTTTGATTCCCAGGACAAAGCTGGCAGAGTGGCTGGCATCCAAGGGAAAGACTCTGAAGAGGCCTCCCATATCAGCAGTGGCACCCCCAAAGTCTAAACTATTTGTGCAGCCAGAGCCTGAAGTGCACCCAGAATCCACAGCTGTCTCTCAACTAAAGACCAATGTTGCGCCTCAGCCCGTTGATCAGGAGTCACAACAACCCATTGATGAGCCTGAACCGACTGTTCGGCTTAAAAACGTCCAGGTGGTCATTGAACAGGAGGCAGCCTGTGCCTCAACTCCACTGACAATGAACATAACATTGGACCTGCTTGACAACTCTGATACAGATTTTCTTCCTGTTGATCCAGAGGtcagaatgaatgaatgatgtAAGAAACCTATATACTGTTTTATTCTAAACTCTTAAATATAACCTTATTGCCTCTGTCGTATGTCTCATCACAGATTGTGGTCAACCTTCATGATGCATTGGAGAAGCCCTCAGCATGTGTGGATGGTACATTTTGTGGTTAATGCATTTACATTCAAAGTGAACACAAATGCAGAAAAATTTACTTGCTCATTTGATGTTTTTGAAATTTATGCAACACAGGCTCAAATAGTGTAAGAGATGAACTTGTTAACTGtagtaatgtgttatattcaTTGGTGTTTCTGTTTTAGAAGACCCGAATGAGAAAAGGGATGAATCTAAAGGGAAAATGGTGGAGAGACTGACAAATAAGCAATTTGAAGAAAGGAATGAGTCTCCTGTGACTAAGGATGTTGAAGTGAAATGTGAAGTGAGTGAGGGAGCTTCAGAGCAGAAAGTAAGGAAGGGTTATATTGATGAAGTTCATGACGGCGGCGACTGTTTGATGGAGACGACACCAGAGGCAGACTGTACATCGGTGGTGAAATACAGTGTGAAGACAACTCCATACCTGCAAAGGTGAGATTTCTTGTCTTTAAAAATACCTGCTGTAATCATCACTTCCATTTATAGCAACTTCTGGAGGTCATGGAGAACACCACTACTTTACATCTCTATATTGAAATGTATATTAAACTGACATGGCTTTTAACTAATCACAGAATGCTGTCCATCTCTTTCCCCTTTCTAGTGTTAAGAGAAAAATTGACGGTGAGGCATGTGCAAGTGGTTCCAGGCGAAAGAGCACCATCAGGGATCTGAAGTTTCTGACACCAGTCCGTCGTTCCTGTCGCATCCAGCGAACGGCATCCCGCCTGCCTGGGATGCTAACAGACCATGACAGCTGTGTGTCCTTGCTGGCTGAGCTGGTGAAGCTGGACGACGATGCCAATGCCTACATCTACAGGAGGAACCCTGCCCTTCTGGCAGACCTGCCTGACCATCCCAAAGACCTGGAGAGGTTCTGAGTCTTTGGATGAGTGTGAAGAAGAGGCCTGAAAAGGAAGATAAACATGTTGAGTTGATCGGCACTTTACAGAAGGGGTATTAAAATAATGAAAATAGATTTGCTATTTTACATAATGTTTGTTAATCCAAATTGTGATAATATGGACTGTGTGGCGGACTAATATTACTGATCCACTAAGACTTGGTGCCTCAATTAGGGATGCCTTTTTGTTCTTCTGTTTGTTATTTCTCTTTGTGTTGTCACTTCTCATAAGGAAGACTGGTTTGCTATACCTTGATCTGCTACACCTCCTATTCTATTTGTTATTGTATATATTATGTTTTTATGACTGTATTGTTTGTTCTTTTATTGGCAGAGTTGATACATTAATCTCTACCACAAAGTTTTACCATAGATTTAATAATGTACACTACCTTTTATTGGCAAATCTGTGTTGCTCATCAAGGAaaagttacattatttaaaaataaaataaaaagctaaATACGTGTCTGGTAGAATTATTGCCTTTGCAATTTTAAATGGGAAATTCTGATAAATTGACAACTCACTGGCTGCAACTTGTCTCTTAATAAATAGTAATGCTACCTAACAAGTTTTAGAGGGCCAAACATAAGCAATGTCAGAACTCTTTAAAAATGTCAGGTAGATTGAGCAGGAATATCTTTAACCAAACAGCATGTGTAAGCAGAGTTTCTACACCAAATCAAAGAGAAGTGAAAAATGATTCCTTAAGATAATTGTCATGATTAACGCCGTcttaaataaaattgtatttgacaAATGTttccgaatacaaccggtgtagtagaccttacagtgaaatgcttactttacaagcccttaaccaacactgcagttaagaaaaataagtgtttacTATATGAACTGAAGAGCAACAATGAAGagcaacaaaataacaataacgatgccctataaagggggtactggtacagtgtAAAAGTGTgggggttagttgaggtaatatgtaggtaggtaggtaaattgactatgcattgataataaacagtgaggggggatcaatgcaaatagtccaggtagacATTTGGTTAGcttttcaggagtcttatggcttggggatagaagctgttaagaaaccttttggacctagactaggccctccggtacagcttgccgttcggatggagagagaacagtctatgattagggTGCCTGGAgtttttggcaatttttagggccttcctctgacactggtatagaggtcctggatggcaggaatcttggctccggtgatgtattgggccatacgtactactctctgtagtgccttgcggtctgaggccgagcagttgccataccaggcggtgatgcaaccagtcaggatgcttttgatggtgcagctgtagaccgttttgaggatctggggacccacaccaaatcttttcagtctcctgacggggaataggcgttgttgtgccctctttccaactgtcttggtgtgtttggaccatgacagttcgTTGGTAGttgtggacactaaggaacttgaagctctcaacctgctccattacagccccatcgatgagaatatGGGTGTTTGCACGGcccttttcctgaagtccacgatcatctcctccctgatcacgttgagggagagcttattatcctggcaccacactgccaggtctctgatctccctataggctgtctcattgtcagtgatcaggcctaccactgttgtgccgtcggcaaacttgatggtgtttgagtcgtgcttggccatacagtcatgggtgaacatggagtacaagagggggctgagcacgcactcctgaggggccactgtgttgaggatcacCATGGCAGATGTTGTTAccaacccttaccacctgggggtggcccgtcaggaagtccagttgcGATATGCAAATTGGTGTAGGTCTCGGGTTTCTGGGggtaatgatgttgatgtgagccatgatcagcctttcaaagcatttcatgactacagacttgagtgctacaggtcagtagttatttaggcaggttacattggtgttcttgggcacagggactatggtgatctgcttgaaacatgttggtattacagactcggtcagggacgggttaaaaatgtcagtgaaggcacttgccagttggtcagtgcatgctcggagtacgcATCGTGGTAGTCCGTCTGGCCCCGGAGAGCGTGATCCCACAGTTGTCtcgaacagctggtgctctcatgcatgcttcagtgttgcttgcctcgaagtgtgcatagaagtaatttagctcgtctggtagcctcgtgtcactgggcaggtcACGGCGGTGTTTTTCCCTtagtagtccataatagtttgcaagccctgccacatcagatgagtgtcagagccggtgtagtaaaATTCAAACTTAGCCCTGTaatgcctgtttgatggttcgttggagggcatagaTGGATTAGATTCCTGCTCCTTGAatgtggcagctctaccctttagctcagtgtggatgttgcctgtaatccatggcttctggttggggtatgtacatacagtcactgttagggcgacatcatcgatgcacgtATTGAAGGCAGTGAGTGACTAAGGTGGTGTACTCAAtcccatcagaagaatcccggaacatattccagtctgtgcttgcaaaacagtcctgtagtttaggaTCTGCGTcgtctgaccacttccgtattgagcgagtcactggtacttcctgctttagtttttgtttgtaagcaggaatcaggtcgggagagctttgtacacgtctctgtgtgtggagtaaaggtggtctagagtttttttttctCTGGTTGCACACGTAACAGGCTGGTagaaaacagatttaagtttccctgcatttaagtccccggccactaggagcgccgtctctggatgagcattttcttgtttggaggcagctgttctatcttgccgatgcaAGGAAAACCCAACCAGCCGAatgttatccatgtcgtcgttcagccatgactgtgaaacataagatattacagtttttaatgtcccgctggtaggatagtcttgatcggagctcatccagtttattatccaatgattgcacgttggctaataggactggtGGTAGAGGCGGGTTAACAGCTCGCTGTTGGATTCTTACAATGCACCCTGACCTACGAcccctatatctctgtctcttcttcatgcgaatgacggggattAGGCCTTGTctggtgtctgaagtaaatcctttgtgtccactcgttaaagaaaaaaacTTTGTCCTGTACGAGGAAGCCcacctctcactaccatatttccTCCCCTCACTAGTGAGAGAAGTTCGAACGAGATAGATTTTGTCAAAtattctgcacattttctcatcgatgaaacatttgatctcaatagagttttctgttcccaaaac
Encoded here:
- the si:ch211-266i6.3 gene encoding cytoskeleton-associated protein 2 isoform X2, which produces MATVTRKNTNLKTGNKENAKPTSGSTKCLITRAAPTKTVAAQSAPLHSKSNKKDLGKGEDALKKVKTEQKYVMATTTGDTKRRNTFSQAFLTKQAVRQRKLVADAPKPPATVPVKPGTYKGKVVQSKISSFRKPSGLGGGLQSKAAAKTAVPKAKSQKPGILTKSKSVADLPGRGTFKPPQSCQPSRSKSVSNGPPPVSKCPVPAIRRPTGVHSVVPPFRTAPFTTACPSSTRSAMTSKGKELPQGTKPKMTVATDKKVHKIPVASTRSQYRANTETAEERRTKLAEWLASKGKTLKRPPISAVAPPKSKLFVQPEPEVHPESTAVSQLKTNVAPQPVDQESQQPIDEPEPTVRLKNVQVVIEQEAACASTPLTMNITLDLLDNSDTDFLPVDPEIVVNLHDALEKPSACVDDPNEKRDESKGKMVERLTNKQFEERNESPVTKDVEVKCEVSEGASEQKVRKGYIDEVHDGGDCLMETTPEADCTSVVKYSVKTTPYLQSVKRKIDGEACASGSRRKSTIRDLKFLTPVRRSCRIQRTASRLPGMLTDHDSCVSLLAELVKLDDDANAYIYRRNPALLADLPDHPKDLERF
- the si:ch211-266i6.3 gene encoding cytoskeleton-associated protein 2 isoform X1, encoding MATVTRKNTNLKTGNKENAKPTSGSTKCLITRAAPTKTVAAQSAPLHSKSNKKDLGKGEDALKKVKTEQKYVMATTTGDTKRRNTFSQAFLTKQAVRQRKLVADAPKPPATVPVKPGTYKGKVVQSKISSFRKPSGLGGGLQSKAAAKTAVPKAKSQKPGILTKSKSVADLPGRGTFKPPQSCQPSRSKSVSNGPPPVSKCPVPAIRRPTGVHSVVPPFRTAPFTTACPSSTRSAMTSKGKELPQGTKPKMTVATDKKVHKIPVASTRSQYRANTETAEERRTKLAEWLASKGKTLKRPPISAVAPPKSKLFVQPEPEVHPESTAVSQLKTNVAPQPVDQESQQPIDEPEPTVRLKNVQVVIEQEAACASTPLTMNITLDLLDNSDTDFLPVDPEIVVNLHDALEKPSACVDEDPNEKRDESKGKMVERLTNKQFEERNESPVTKDVEVKCEVSEGASEQKVRKGYIDEVHDGGDCLMETTPEADCTSVVKYSVKTTPYLQSVKRKIDGEACASGSRRKSTIRDLKFLTPVRRSCRIQRTASRLPGMLTDHDSCVSLLAELVKLDDDANAYIYRRNPALLADLPDHPKDLERF